One region of Chanodichthys erythropterus isolate Z2021 chromosome 24, ASM2448905v1, whole genome shotgun sequence genomic DNA includes:
- the pnpla2 gene encoding patatin-like phospholipase domain-containing protein 2, producing the protein MFPLDSPWNISFAGCGFLGIYHIGVASCLQEHAPFLVENARHIYGASAGALTASALVSGACLGEAGANIIDVAKEARKRILGPMHPSFNLVKIIRTMMHRTLPPDSYSKATGRLGISLTRVTDGENVLMTHFNSNEELVQACICSTYIPVYCGLIPPTLQGVRYVDGGISDNLPQYELKNTITVSPFSGESDICPRDVSSTNIHELRFTNTSIQFTLANLYRVSRALFPPDPMVMKNMCKQGYKDALHFLKKNGLLQYQGPHRMLAIAGAGAEEDSDSEEEDESEDRETQSHNLASIEEHIYEHLPPRVHKALVEACRERRSLFQSLSNMLPVRMASAILLPYTLPLESALSVSIRLLEWLPDIQDDVGWMKDQTVKLLQSVLSHAGRSVSQQVSARFSYQLELKHSQSVPASFSAADLLPSWVYGGSSTVLDAMLRLDQYQRQLLPGLFCINLDLRGSFTTSSTHPSASSVPSHQDAMEGLTMRALGDPNSSLLP; encoded by the exons ATGTTCCCTCTCGACTCTCCGTGGAATATCTCTTTCGCTGGCTGTGGCTTTTTGGGTATTTATCACATCGGAGTGGCCAGCTGTTTGCAGGAGCACGCGCCGTTTCTTGTGGAGAATGCGCGTCACATTTACGGCGCGAGCGCGGGCGCGCTCACGGCCTCTGCGCTGGTCAGCGGGGCCTGTTTGG GAGAGGCCGGTGCCAACATCATTGACGTGGCTAAAGAAGCCCGAAAGCGCATCCTAGGGCCGATGCACCCCTCCTTTAACCTGGTGAAGATCATCCGGACCATGATGCATCGCACGCTACCCCCTGACAGCTACAGCAAGGCCACCGGCCGCCTGGGCATCTCTCTCACCCGCGTGACGGACGGAGAAAACGTGCTGATGACACACTTCAACAGCAACGAGGAACTTGTGCAA GCGTGTATATGCAGTACTTACATTCCCGTGTACTGTGGCCTGATCCCGCCAACCCTGCAGGGAGTG CGGTATGTGGACGGTGGCATCAGTGATAATTTGCCTCAGTACGAGCTGAAAAACACCATCACGGTGTCTCCGTTCTCAGGAGAAAGTGACATCTGCCCGCGGGACGTCAGCTCAACCAACATCCATGAGCTCCGCTTTACCAACACATCCATTCAGTTCACGCTGGCCAACCTGTACCGGGTCTCCAGAGCTCTGTTCCCACCTGATCCAatg GTGATGAAGAATATGTGCAAGCAGGGATACAAGGATGCTTTACACTTCCTTAAGAAGAACG gtctGTTACAGTATCAAGGTCCGCACCGAATGCTAGCCATAGCTGGTGCAGGGGCCGAGGAAGACTCTGACAGTGAGGAAGAGGACGAGTCAGAGGACAGAGAAACACAGTCCCACAATCTCGCCAGCATCGAGGAGCACATCTATGAACACTTGCCTCCTAGAGTACATAAAG CACTAGTGGAGGCCTGTAGGGAGAGGCGGAGTCTGTTTCAGTCGCTAAGCAACATGCTGCCTGTCAGAATGGCATCTGCCATCCTGTTACCATACACACTTCCTCTGGAATCAGCTCTGTCAGTGAGCATCAG ACTGTTGGAGTGGTTGCCAGATATTCAGGATGATGTGGGCTGGATGAAGGATCAGACAGTGAAGCTGCTGCAGAGTGTTTTATCACACGCAGGGAGGAGCGTGTCACAGCAGGTGTCGGCTCG cttTTCTTATCAGCTGGAATTGAAACATTCCCAGTCGGTCCCGGCCAGCTTTAGTGCGGCAGACCTGCTGCCATCCTGGGTCTACGGGGGCAGCTCCACAGTCCTGGACGCCATGCTGCGATTGGACCAGTACCAGCGCCAACTCCTGCCGGGCCTTTTCTGCATCAATCTGGACCTCCGAGGGTCTTTCACCACCAGTTCGACTCACCCCAGTGCCTCAAGCGTCCCGAGCCACCAAGATGCGATGGAGGGTCTTACCATGCGTGCTCTCGGAGACCCTAACTCCAGTCTCCTCCCTTAA